Proteins from one Oncorhynchus tshawytscha isolate Ot180627B linkage group LG16, Otsh_v2.0, whole genome shotgun sequence genomic window:
- the rhoab gene encoding rho-related GTP-binding protein RhoA-B yields the protein MAAIRKKLVIVGDGACGKTCLLIVFSKDQFPEVYVPTVFENYVADIEVDSKQVELALWDTAGQEDYDRLRPLSYPDTDVILMCFSIDSPDSLENIPEKWTPEVKHFCPNVPIILVGNKKDLRNDEHTRRELAKMKQEPVKPEEGRDMANRIGAFGYMECSAKSKDGVREVFEMATRAALQARRGKKSNKCLLL from the exons ATGGCGGCGATTCGTAAGAAGCTGGTGATCGTGGGAGATGGTGCCTGTGGGAAGACCTGTCTGTTGATAGTCTTCAGCAAAGACCAGTTCCCCGAGGTCTACGTACCCACTGTCTTTGAGAACTATGTGGCTGACATCGAGGTGGACAGCAAGCAG GTGGAGCTGGCTCTGTGGGATACAGCTGGCCAAGAGGACTACGACAGGCTTCGCCCCCTCTCCTACCCCGACACTGACGTCATCCTCATGTGCTTCTCCATTGACAGCCCAGACAGTTTGg AGAACATTCCAGAGAAATGGACTCCCGAGGTCAAACACTTCTGTCCCAACGTTCCCATCATCCTCGTAGGCAACAAGAAGGACCTGCGCAATGATGAACACACACGTCGCGAGCTGGCCAAGATGAAACAG GAGCCAGTGAAGCCAGAGGAGGGCCGCGACATGGCCAACAGGATTGGAGCGTTCGGCTACATGGAGTGCTCAGCCAAGTCGAAGGATGGGGTGCGGGAGGTGTTTGAGATGGCCACCAGGGCGGCGCTACAGGCCCGGAGGGGCAAGAAGAGCAATAAATGTCTCCTGCTGTAG